One stretch of Akkermansiaceae bacterium DNA includes these proteins:
- a CDS encoding squalene/phytoene synthase family protein — MSSSQEITRKAKSNLAFALTCLPRERKRDMVTFYAFCRVIDDLADDLDIAIEKRIQQLDAWRTGIQNGFVQPDALQQEVIELIDRYSIPKQPFLELIDGCSSDLEPQRFDTWKALTKYTYQVASCVGIISIRIFGCTHPDSEKYAVTLGHALQLTNIMRDVAEDHRNGGRIYLPREDFTYFQYSEDDLSNQVHNDRFVAMMTSQANRAEELYQQAVDHLQPEDAKALRAAEAMRKIYHGLLKKMRADNFQVFTQRYSLSKARKTGILVATLLGR, encoded by the coding sequence ATGTCATCATCACAAGAAATCACCCGTAAGGCGAAGTCAAACCTCGCCTTTGCCCTCACCTGCCTTCCCAGGGAGCGCAAGCGGGACATGGTGACATTTTACGCCTTCTGCCGGGTGATCGACGACCTTGCCGACGACCTCGATATCGCCATCGAAAAACGTATCCAGCAGCTCGATGCCTGGCGCACAGGCATCCAAAACGGGTTTGTGCAACCCGATGCACTACAGCAGGAAGTCATCGAATTGATCGACCGCTATTCCATCCCAAAACAACCCTTTCTCGAACTGATCGACGGCTGCTCCTCCGACCTGGAACCACAACGGTTCGATACCTGGAAGGCCCTTACCAAATACACCTATCAGGTGGCGAGTTGCGTGGGTATCATCTCCATCAGGATCTTCGGCTGCACCCACCCCGACTCGGAAAAGTATGCCGTCACCCTCGGCCATGCCCTGCAACTGACCAATATCATGCGTGACGTCGCCGAGGACCATCGCAACGGTGGGCGGATCTATCTACCCAGGGAGGATTTCACCTACTTCCAATACTCCGAGGACGACCTGTCAAACCAGGTGCACAATGACCGCTTTGTCGCCATGATGACCTCACAGGCCAATCGGGCTGAAGAACTCTATCAACAAGCAGTCGACCACCTCCAGCCCGAGGACGCCAAGGCCCTCAGGGCGGCGGAGGCAATGCGGAAAATCTACCACGGCCTGTTAAAAAAAATGCGCGCGGACAATTTCCAGGTTTTCACCCAGCGCTACTCACTCTCCAAGGCAAGAAAAACAGGGATCCTCGTGGCAACCCTGCTAGGCAGGTAA
- a CDS encoding efflux RND transporter periplasmic adaptor subunit — protein MRLLFHILVPLAILAVGCAAFFGLKGVKSMTLFGREIGPELNEKPARSQAGSKRPMLRTKAIALKRQDHTVLLQTQGEVRTHNATSLTAQISGKIIRISEHFEDGAFFAKDDILLELDPADYQTELTSAQAQLARAEASFAQEKARAKQALLNWKDAGFSEEPSELVLRKPQLREAEATVNSAKSSVERAERNLARTKIRAPYDGRVRKRHVGLGQQVGGGTTLGEIFSTDFAEVRLPLTTRDLNYFTPPQKPGEQGEQDQVTFNSILTEQETGASPAWRGTIVRAEGELDEGSRQLFVIARIDDPFSLNSDTPPLYIGQPVRATIPGKKLNNVYVVRREHMSGLNELLLVRGGTLTRISVNPVWSGQEVVIIRDGIEPDDLIATSHLPYAPEGAPVEIISEGKVDAANKSSQGGGQRTHGTHSMR, from the coding sequence ATGCGTCTACTCTTTCACATCCTGGTTCCGCTCGCCATTCTAGCGGTGGGCTGCGCGGCATTCTTCGGACTCAAAGGGGTGAAATCCATGACCCTGTTTGGTCGCGAAATCGGGCCCGAACTCAATGAGAAGCCTGCAAGGAGTCAGGCTGGCTCGAAACGACCGATGTTGCGGACCAAAGCCATCGCCCTGAAGCGGCAGGACCACACCGTGCTCTTGCAAACACAGGGAGAGGTCCGCACCCACAATGCCACATCTCTGACAGCTCAGATCAGTGGCAAAATCATCCGTATTTCCGAGCATTTTGAAGACGGTGCCTTTTTTGCAAAAGATGATATCCTATTGGAGCTCGATCCCGCGGACTACCAGACAGAACTGACCTCTGCCCAGGCCCAGCTGGCACGTGCCGAGGCATCATTCGCCCAGGAAAAAGCCCGCGCCAAACAGGCCCTGCTGAACTGGAAGGACGCCGGCTTCAGCGAGGAGCCAAGTGAGCTGGTCCTGCGCAAACCCCAGCTCCGCGAAGCAGAGGCAACCGTCAACTCCGCCAAATCATCCGTCGAACGCGCCGAACGTAACCTGGCCCGGACGAAAATCCGCGCCCCCTACGATGGTCGCGTCAGGAAACGTCACGTCGGACTTGGCCAGCAGGTCGGCGGCGGCACCACGCTGGGCGAAATTTTTTCCACCGATTTCGCCGAGGTCCGACTCCCCCTTACAACACGGGACCTGAATTATTTCACCCCACCCCAAAAACCCGGTGAACAGGGCGAGCAGGACCAGGTGACATTCAACTCCATCCTCACGGAACAAGAAACCGGGGCATCGCCCGCGTGGCGCGGCACCATCGTCCGGGCCGAGGGGGAGCTGGACGAGGGGTCACGCCAACTCTTTGTCATCGCCCGGATCGACGACCCCTTTTCACTCAATTCCGATACGCCGCCGCTCTACATCGGCCAACCTGTCAGGGCAACCATACCGGGCAAAAAACTCAACAACGTCTACGTCGTCCGCCGCGAACACATGAGCGGCCTCAATGAGCTGCTGCTGGTACGCGGTGGAACCCTTACACGCATCAGTGTCAACCCGGTCTGGTCGGGCCAGGAGGTGGTCATCATTCGTGATGGCATCGAACCCGACGACCTGATTGCCACATCGCATTTGCCCTACGCCCCCGAGGGTGCCCCCGTAGAGATTATCTCCGAAGGTAAAGTTGATGCCGCTAACAAATCATCCCAAGGTGGAGGACAAAGAACGCATGGCACACATTCCATGAGATAA
- a CDS encoding replication-associated recombination protein A, whose product MDSLFPESLPPATAPAAPAHDAPLAARMRPRTLSEVAGQKHILGEGTLLRRAIEADRFSSLIFYGPPGTGKTTLATVIANSTDSRFEMLNGVESNVAEIRDKIVQAQKWRQLRDQTTILFIDEIHRFNKAQQDVLLPHVERGTVRFIGATTHNPYFYVNSPLVSRSQIFQLEPVPSADLIELMQCALHDKERGLGAVDVMVDDDALAHIADKSDGDARRALTALELAALTTPETDGGSIHITLAVAEESIQQKAIVYDADGDAHYDTISAFIKSIRGSDPDAALYWLAKMLTAGEDPRFIARRLVISASEDIGLADSNALRVAMDAQQAFEFIGMPEGRIPLAHATVYLATAPKSNSAYAALGEAMHDVKEGRTLAVPEHLRTKTRKMLAKESGTSDQALEYHYSHDYKGNYVPQAYLPEGRTYYTPTENGLEKRIKERLDYWRGQFKG is encoded by the coding sequence ATGGACTCCCTTTTTCCAGAATCCCTACCTCCTGCCACGGCCCCTGCCGCGCCCGCCCATGATGCCCCGCTGGCGGCAAGGATGCGACCTCGCACGCTTTCCGAAGTGGCGGGGCAGAAACATATCCTCGGTGAGGGAACGCTGCTGCGCCGGGCCATTGAAGCCGACCGGTTTTCGTCCCTCATTTTCTACGGCCCTCCTGGCACGGGAAAAACGACCCTGGCCACGGTGATCGCCAATAGCACGGACAGTCGTTTTGAAATGCTCAATGGAGTTGAATCCAATGTCGCGGAAATCCGGGACAAAATCGTGCAGGCCCAAAAATGGCGGCAGCTCCGCGACCAGACCACGATCCTGTTTATCGACGAGATCCACCGTTTCAACAAAGCCCAGCAGGACGTGCTTCTCCCTCACGTCGAGCGTGGCACGGTCCGGTTTATCGGAGCCACCACCCACAACCCTTACTTTTACGTCAACTCTCCCCTGGTGTCGCGCTCACAGATCTTCCAACTCGAACCGGTCCCGTCGGCTGACCTGATAGAGCTGATGCAATGCGCGCTCCATGACAAGGAACGCGGTTTGGGAGCCGTGGATGTGATGGTGGATGATGACGCTTTAGCCCACATTGCCGACAAAAGCGATGGCGATGCCCGCCGCGCACTAACAGCTCTTGAACTTGCCGCCCTGACAACGCCAGAAACCGATGGCGGAAGCATCCACATCACCCTGGCCGTGGCAGAGGAATCCATCCAGCAAAAAGCCATCGTCTACGATGCCGATGGCGATGCGCATTACGACACCATCTCCGCCTTTATCAAATCCATCCGTGGCTCCGACCCCGATGCGGCACTTTACTGGCTGGCCAAGATGCTCACCGCTGGTGAGGACCCGCGGTTTATTGCGCGCCGCCTCGTTATCTCCGCCAGCGAAGATATCGGCCTCGCCGACTCCAATGCGCTACGCGTCGCAATGGATGCGCAGCAGGCCTTTGAATTCATCGGTATGCCGGAAGGCCGTATCCCGCTCGCCCACGCCACCGTTTACCTCGCCACCGCCCCCAAATCCAACAGCGCCTACGCCGCGCTCGGTGAAGCCATGCACGACGTCAAGGAAGGTCGGACGCTTGCGGTGCCTGAACATCTGCGCACCAAAACCCGCAAAATGCTGGCCAAGGAATCCGGCACCAGCGACCAAGCCCTGGAGTATCACTACTCCCACGACTACAAGGGCAACTACGTGCCGCAGGCCTACCTTCCCGAAGGCAGGACTTACTACACCCCCACGGAAAACGGCTTGGAAAAACGCATCAAGGAACGCCTCGATTACTGGCGTGGCCAGTTCAAAGGTTAA
- a CDS encoding efflux RND transporter permease subunit: MIRWFARNDYAANFLMVAVLLAGAYAVFFKIPTEVTPSFRMSFIMVDIPLRGGAPREVEQKIVIPVENVLKGLSEIKSITAEAARNRANFRIHVKDGVDMDKLRTEIESRIGSIDTFPSEAEPPRVQIPDTANWMEVISVVVSGNMTEKDLLEAARQARDEMAALPGISNVDIISARKQEIGIEIHKEILRDYDITLNQVARAIRQNSMDLSAGTISDDSVRVLLRSSNQALEREQFENIIISRANGAEIRLGDIAEVKDSFDDQRKVTRFNGELCTLVQVKRQSDESALKISDQVHAYVANAKNNFPEGVKLATWDDDSVSLRGRISTLFWNLLQGSILVFLLLGVFLRLSLAFWVVLGIPVSFAGALMLMPQLGITANIMSVFGFIIVLGIVVDDAIVTGEHIFSKLKSGMSPMDATTIGAKEIAVPVTFGVLTTVVAFIPLAFQTGWMGTLAKQIPYVVIPVLIFSLIESKLVLPSHLKHMKVNREAKGLVTRIQQAVSRWLERFVDRVYQPLLDLSVRWRYITLALFLALGMASFGFWQSGVMGFQSIPTVDRYYIFAQLGMEDGTTFEQTEQRIQEITEAAYGLREKFTDGEGGPSLIGNVLASTGGWPSWGHNDDRRGFVLVEIVPPGKRKLAGPKNSEIADAWREAVGEIQGARSFTIRTERSGGGYMRERDDVEIELRGNDDETMIPAAHQVREALLAIEGVRSASTNIESPQNEFQIKLRPYGRDLGLTQDDLARQVRTAFFGEEAQRIQRGEDNIRVMVRLPEEQRESLHTLDDLQVSLPNGALINLDAVAEISRGFSPPSIRRKDGARVLTVSAVPQNSSTNIGLIGQKIEPKLNEMTAALPGVTWRFDGMLAEDAENKKRFWFSAGLMLFTLYALLAIPFRSMLQPFFVMLAIPFGAVGAIAGHLLLGLTPSYLSLFGMLALAGVVVNDSLVMVDFTNRRRQEGLNAYDAVIHSGSARFRPIMLTSITTFAGLMPLIFERSIQAQFLIPMAVSLAFGILFATVITLFLIPCAYLATEDFKNLMAKAWGWYAKPFRKE; the protein is encoded by the coding sequence ATGATCCGCTGGTTCGCACGCAACGATTACGCCGCCAATTTCCTGATGGTGGCGGTTCTGCTGGCTGGCGCCTACGCGGTGTTTTTCAAGATCCCCACTGAAGTCACCCCGTCGTTCCGGATGTCATTCATCATGGTGGATATCCCGCTGCGTGGCGGTGCCCCGCGCGAAGTGGAACAAAAAATCGTCATCCCCGTGGAGAATGTCCTGAAGGGGCTCTCGGAAATCAAATCCATCACCGCCGAGGCCGCACGCAACCGGGCCAACTTCCGCATCCACGTCAAGGACGGCGTGGATATGGACAAACTCCGTACGGAAATCGAGTCGCGTATCGGATCGATCGACACCTTCCCCTCCGAGGCGGAGCCACCCCGTGTGCAAATTCCCGACACCGCCAACTGGATGGAGGTGATCTCCGTTGTGGTCTCAGGGAACATGACCGAAAAGGATTTGTTAGAAGCCGCCCGACAGGCCCGTGACGAAATGGCGGCACTCCCGGGGATTTCCAACGTGGATATCATCAGCGCAAGAAAACAGGAAATCGGGATTGAGATCCACAAGGAAATCCTGCGCGACTACGATATCACCCTCAACCAGGTGGCCCGGGCGATACGCCAGAATTCCATGGACCTTTCCGCCGGCACCATCAGCGACGATTCGGTCAGGGTGCTGCTGCGCTCATCCAACCAGGCTCTCGAGCGGGAACAGTTTGAAAACATCATCATCAGTCGGGCCAATGGCGCTGAAATCCGACTGGGCGACATCGCCGAAGTCAAGGATAGTTTTGATGATCAACGCAAAGTCACCCGCTTCAACGGTGAGCTTTGCACCCTTGTGCAGGTCAAGCGCCAGAGTGATGAGAGCGCCTTGAAGATCTCCGACCAAGTCCATGCCTACGTCGCCAACGCAAAAAACAATTTCCCGGAAGGGGTCAAGCTGGCAACATGGGATGACGACTCGGTAAGCCTGCGCGGCCGGATCTCCACCCTGTTCTGGAACCTGCTCCAAGGCAGTATCCTTGTCTTTTTACTCCTCGGTGTTTTCCTGCGCCTGTCCCTCGCGTTCTGGGTGGTGCTGGGTATTCCGGTCAGCTTCGCAGGTGCTCTCATGCTGATGCCCCAGCTCGGCATCACGGCCAACATCATGAGCGTTTTCGGATTCATCATCGTGCTCGGTATCGTCGTCGATGACGCCATCGTGACCGGTGAACACATTTTCTCAAAACTCAAGAGCGGGATGAGTCCGATGGATGCCACCACGATAGGAGCCAAGGAAATCGCGGTGCCCGTAACCTTCGGTGTCCTGACCACCGTGGTCGCCTTCATCCCGTTGGCCTTTCAGACGGGCTGGATGGGAACCCTGGCAAAACAAATCCCCTACGTGGTTATCCCCGTCCTTATTTTCTCCCTCATCGAATCGAAACTCGTACTGCCATCCCACCTCAAACACATGAAGGTGAACCGCGAGGCGAAGGGTTTGGTGACCCGCATCCAACAGGCTGTCAGCCGATGGCTTGAACGCTTTGTCGACCGGGTCTACCAGCCGCTACTCGACCTTTCTGTGCGGTGGCGCTACATCACACTGGCCCTGTTCCTGGCCCTGGGCATGGCCAGCTTTGGATTTTGGCAAAGTGGTGTGATGGGATTCCAATCGATACCAACGGTCGACCGCTATTATATCTTCGCGCAACTCGGTATGGAAGACGGCACCACCTTCGAGCAAACCGAGCAGCGTATCCAGGAAATCACCGAGGCGGCCTATGGTCTCCGCGAGAAATTCACCGATGGTGAAGGCGGTCCCTCCTTGATTGGTAATGTGTTGGCATCCACTGGTGGCTGGCCCAGCTGGGGGCATAACGATGACCGGAGAGGTTTTGTCCTGGTGGAAATCGTGCCTCCCGGCAAAAGAAAACTAGCCGGCCCCAAAAACTCCGAAATCGCCGATGCCTGGCGCGAGGCGGTGGGTGAGATCCAAGGGGCCCGGTCATTTACCATCCGCACGGAACGCTCCGGCGGCGGTTATATGCGTGAGCGTGATGATGTCGAAATCGAACTCCGCGGAAATGATGACGAAACCATGATCCCGGCGGCCCACCAGGTCCGGGAGGCATTGCTTGCCATCGAGGGGGTCCGCAGTGCATCGACCAACATCGAAAGCCCCCAAAATGAATTTCAAATCAAACTGAGGCCGTATGGCAGGGACCTTGGACTCACCCAGGACGACCTGGCACGCCAGGTCCGCACCGCGTTTTTCGGGGAGGAAGCCCAACGCATCCAACGCGGTGAAGACAACATCCGGGTCATGGTCCGGCTCCCGGAAGAGCAGCGCGAGTCCTTGCACACTCTCGATGACTTGCAGGTCAGCCTACCCAATGGCGCTCTCATCAACCTGGATGCTGTCGCGGAGATCAGCCGTGGGTTTTCACCACCTTCGATTCGACGCAAAGACGGTGCCCGTGTGCTCACCGTTTCCGCCGTGCCTCAGAATTCCAGCACCAATATCGGCCTGATCGGGCAGAAAATCGAGCCAAAGCTCAATGAGATGACAGCGGCGTTGCCCGGTGTGACATGGCGTTTTGATGGCATGCTGGCAGAAGACGCGGAAAACAAAAAACGCTTCTGGTTCTCTGCCGGCCTCATGCTGTTCACGCTTTACGCCCTTCTTGCCATTCCGTTCCGCTCCATGCTGCAACCCTTCTTTGTGATGCTGGCTATCCCGTTTGGTGCCGTCGGGGCGATCGCCGGACACCTGTTGTTAGGATTGACCCCCTCCTACCTCAGCTTGTTTGGCATGCTGGCCCTGGCTGGTGTGGTCGTCAACGACTCCCTGGTGATGGTGGATTTCACCAACCGCAGGCGACAGGAAGGTCTAAATGCCTATGATGCCGTGATCCATTCCGGTTCGGCAAGATTCCGCCCCATCATGCTGACATCCATCACGACATTCGCCGGACTCATGCCGCTGATATTTGAGCGTTCAATCCAGGCCCAGTTCCTGATCCCGATGGCTGTGTCGCTGGCGTTTGGTATTCTTTTTGCCACCGTGATCACCCTGTTTCTCATTCCCTGCGCCTATCTGGCCACTGAGGATTTCAAGAACCTCATGGCAAAAGCCTGGGGGTGGTATGCGAAACCATTCCGGAAAGAGTAA
- a CDS encoding efflux transporter outer membrane subunit, with product MTCQHRPPTSHHRAAVLSLGALAMLASCQPGGIPSVQPKISVPSAWEASRQSESAKISTGWMKDFNDARLPKLVNEAMANNPSLLATAERLKAARASVIQSRSNRMPSASTSGSASRSRTNEDAAGGTRSYSTSQSINVGASWELDLWGRLRHLHTASQADYDSTVADFRNTRLSLAANTASLWYHLISAENQVKLAQETLESYRKVEKIIERNYKAGTARSLELQLSRNNVFSAERILRSRQQRRGDARRNLEIVLGRYPKAAITAPTALPNIRKSVPAGIPSGLINRRPDLVQARKRLEASFHRARAAQKNLLPSLRLTAGTGTSSADLGKLLDPGYLASSIASSISQSLFEGGALREDARAAVARNKAAIHDFSDVALRAFREVESALASEKWLQQQELYLRKELQQAALAERQAERDYAEGIEGVDIIDLLESQRRASSARSSLIDLQNQRIQNRINLHLALGGSFSS from the coding sequence ATGACCTGCCAGCACCGACCACCGACTTCCCATCACCGAGCCGCAGTGCTGTCTTTGGGAGCATTGGCCATGCTGGCATCCTGCCAACCGGGCGGCATCCCATCCGTCCAGCCCAAAATCAGTGTTCCAAGCGCCTGGGAGGCGTCCAGACAAAGCGAGTCCGCCAAAATCAGCACGGGATGGATGAAAGACTTCAACGATGCCCGGCTTCCCAAACTGGTGAATGAGGCCATGGCTAACAATCCAAGTTTGTTAGCCACGGCTGAGCGACTCAAGGCAGCCCGCGCCAGTGTGATACAGTCCCGGTCAAACAGGATGCCGTCGGCAAGCACATCGGGTTCAGCCAGCAGGAGCCGCACCAATGAGGATGCGGCCGGTGGCACCCGAAGCTACTCAACCAGCCAGAGTATCAACGTCGGTGCCAGCTGGGAGCTTGACCTCTGGGGTCGTCTCCGCCATTTGCATACTGCGTCACAGGCCGACTACGATTCCACCGTCGCTGATTTCCGGAACACCCGGCTGTCGCTGGCAGCCAACACCGCGAGTCTATGGTATCATTTAATCAGCGCGGAAAACCAGGTCAAACTGGCCCAGGAAACGCTCGAGAGTTACCGGAAAGTGGAAAAGATCATCGAACGCAACTACAAAGCCGGCACCGCGCGGTCACTGGAGCTCCAGCTGTCACGCAACAACGTCTTCAGTGCCGAACGCATCCTCCGCTCGCGCCAGCAACGACGGGGCGATGCCAGAAGAAATCTTGAAATCGTCCTAGGGCGCTACCCCAAAGCAGCGATCACCGCCCCGACAGCCCTTCCCAACATTCGCAAATCCGTTCCGGCCGGCATCCCGTCCGGGCTGATCAATCGTCGGCCCGATCTCGTCCAGGCAAGAAAACGCCTGGAAGCGTCATTCCACCGCGCCCGTGCCGCCCAGAAGAATCTATTACCCTCTCTCCGCCTGACCGCGGGTACGGGCACCAGCTCGGCGGATCTGGGGAAACTGCTCGACCCCGGTTACCTTGCATCATCCATTGCTTCATCCATCAGCCAGTCGCTCTTTGAGGGCGGGGCTCTGCGCGAGGACGCCCGTGCCGCCGTTGCCAGGAACAAGGCAGCCATCCATGATTTTTCCGATGTCGCCCTGCGCGCCTTCCGTGAGGTCGAGTCGGCGCTGGCATCCGAGAAATGGCTGCAGCAACAAGAGCTATACCTACGCAAGGAACTGCAGCAGGCCGCCCTGGCGGAACGACAAGCCGAGCGCGATTACGCGGAAGGCATCGAGGGTGTCGACATCATCGATTTACTCGAGTCCCAGCGTCGTGCCTCCAGTGCCCGAAGTTCGTTGATCGATCTGCAAAATCAGAGGATTCAGAACCGTATCAATCTCCACCTCGCCCTCGGCGGCAGTTTCTCATCCTGA
- a CDS encoding DUF2339 domain-containing protein, translating to MRRSIGGPALVFHLSALVTLVELGNGHPLAGWAPALLLAAHLALVDRGWGLLGGSVFKGLLAFGITLAVATHAFQEFDRPDLTLTALGLLMAAWATRRRETGMMMAGAVFPLMLAALSAVMIHTVDDWLRYLPILAVLVMHAMLWRETKHDDAWKPCRVILLLTGLVTLVFASSVHVLEAFDGAGLAICWALLASLLFCAGLAIRCRPYRLIGMWWLAAAVLHVVCIDVMRLETLGRILSFITLGLVLLALGFLYNKFQETIRKFL from the coding sequence ATGCGCCGCAGCATCGGTGGTCCGGCACTGGTGTTCCACCTGTCGGCTCTGGTCACGTTGGTGGAGTTGGGAAATGGCCACCCGCTCGCCGGATGGGCGCCGGCGCTGCTGCTGGCCGCGCATCTGGCGCTGGTGGACCGGGGATGGGGCTTGTTGGGCGGCAGCGTGTTCAAGGGGCTGCTGGCCTTCGGCATCACCCTCGCCGTGGCGACGCACGCCTTCCAGGAGTTCGACCGCCCGGACCTCACCCTGACCGCGCTCGGGCTGCTGATGGCGGCCTGGGCGACCCGCCGCCGCGAGACGGGCATGATGATGGCGGGTGCCGTGTTTCCCCTCATGCTCGCTGCCCTGAGTGCCGTCATGATTCATACCGTGGACGACTGGCTTCGCTACCTGCCGATTCTCGCCGTCCTCGTCATGCACGCGATGCTCTGGCGTGAAACGAAACACGACGACGCGTGGAAGCCGTGCCGTGTCATACTCCTGCTCACGGGGCTGGTCACGCTGGTCTTCGCCTCCTCCGTGCATGTGCTGGAGGCCTTCGACGGTGCCGGGCTGGCGATCTGCTGGGCGTTGTTAGCCTCGCTGCTCTTCTGTGCCGGGCTCGCCATCCGCTGCCGCCCCTACCGCCTGATCGGCATGTGGTGGCTTGCCGCCGCGGTGTTGCACGTCGTATGCATCGATGTGATGCGGCTGGAAACGCTCGGTCGTATCCTCAGTTTCATCACCCTGGGCCTGGTGCTGCTGGCGCTTGGATTCCTTTACAACAAGTTCCAGGAAACCATCCGCAAGTTCCTCTGA